AACGGCCATCCTCGCACAGCCGGAAAAAGCTTCGGGAGGGGGCCCGGATTAGTACGTGCAATCCGGGGTCCGATCAGGGACGATTGGCGCACGGAACGTCGGTGATCCCTCCGGCGTCGACCGCGGTCAGTGCCGTGCTGCCCGGGGTCGGCCGCGATCGGGCTCGACGGAAGCACCGGGAGGGTGAGCACGATGCCTGACATACGACCCGTGACTGGCTCCGGCGCGTTGGTCCTCAACGCCACCTACGAGCCGTTGTGTGTCGTGTCGGTGCGTCGGGCCGCGATCCTGGTCCTCACCTCCAAGGCGGTCTGCGTGGCCGATGGTGACGGTGTTCTGCACAGCGCGTTCGACGCCCTGCCGGTGCCGTCGGTGGTCCGGCTGACCCGGTTCGTCCGGGTGCCGTACCGCACCCACGTCGGCCTGTCCCGGCGGGCGATCTTCGCCCGGGACGGCGGGCGCTGCGCGTACTGCCGGGGGCCGGCGGAGACCATCGACCACGTGTTCCCGCGCAGCCGGGGTGGCCGGCACGCCTGGGAGAACGTCGTGGCCGCCTGCGCCCGCTGCAACCACACCAAGGGCGACAAGACCCCGGCCGAGCTGGGTTGGCGGCTGCACGCGCTGCCGGCCGCCCCGAGGGGCACCGCGTGGCGCGTGCTCGGTCACCGGGCCCCCGACCCCCGCTGGGCGGACTGGCTCGACCTGCGGGAGAGCGAGGCGGTGGCCTGAGTCGGCCGGGGTGGCCCGAACGGCGGGCGCCCGGGCCGGCCGCCGGTCCCGGCTCACGGCTCACGGGCCTGCACCAGCGAGGCGAAAACCACCACGTTGTCGGCGTACCCGGTGGGGCCGCCCACCCACCGGCCGCCGCACGTGATCAACCGCAGGTTCGGGCGGCTGAAGTCGCCGTAGACCTCGTCCACCGGCAGGCGCTCCTTGGCGAACCGTTCCACCGCGTTCACCTCGAAGACCGCCACCGACCGGTCGGCCCGGTCCACCTCGATCCGGTCGCCGGCCCGGAGCCGTCTCAGGTCGTGGAAGACAGCCGGCCCGGTCGAGGTGTCGACGTGTCCGACGATCACCGCGGGTCCGTACTGGCCCGGGGTGGGGCCCTGGTCGTACCAGGCGGCCTCGTGGGCGCGCCGCTCGTCCGGCACGCCGATCGTGCCGTCCGGGGCGAGGCCGACGTGGTGCACCGGGGCCCGCAGGTCGATCGCCTGGATGTCCAGCTCGACCGGCGTGCTGGCGGGCA
The sequence above is a segment of the Micromonospora sp. WMMD882 genome. Coding sequences within it:
- a CDS encoding HNH endonuclease, encoding MPDIRPVTGSGALVLNATYEPLCVVSVRRAAILVLTSKAVCVADGDGVLHSAFDALPVPSVVRLTRFVRVPYRTHVGLSRRAIFARDGGRCAYCRGPAETIDHVFPRSRGGRHAWENVVAACARCNHTKGDKTPAELGWRLHALPAAPRGTAWRVLGHRAPDPRWADWLDLRESEAVA